The window ACGCGCGCTCCAAAAGGCAAAAGGCGTATCGTTAAGGCCATGATGGCGCCAATTCGATGCTTCACTTGCGGAAGGCCTCTGGGCCATCTCTGGGAGCCCTTCAAGCGGAGAGTGCTGGCGGGCGAGGACCCCGGCAAAGTGCTCGACGAGTTGGGCGTGACTAGGTATTGTTGTCGCAGGACTCTATTGGCCCACGTCGATTGGATCGACGACGTCCTCAAGTTCGAGGCCCGCTGACACA of the Thermoproteus uzoniensis 768-20 genome contains:
- a CDS encoding DNA-directed RNA polymerase subunit N — protein: MMAPIRCFTCGRPLGHLWEPFKRRVLAGEDPGKVLDELGVTRYCCRRTLLAHVDWIDDVLKFEAR